One segment of Pseudomonadota bacterium DNA contains the following:
- a CDS encoding DUF721 domain-containing protein, whose product MARFAHERGAPERGGPLGIGPVAIGEIVKAAAGDAGVFPELLLLRRLDALIQAAMPDDLRAHWRIGRLTAGTLTLFADSPVWAARLRYVAPVLIERLAGRPGAAAVRAIRVRVLMPGALYIVTGAPSVRRAGTALSRPVSDYLRQAADSCGDARLRTVLLNLSRHGSG is encoded by the coding sequence ATGGCGCGATTCGCTCATGAGCGAGGGGCACCGGAGCGCGGCGGCCCGCTCGGGATCGGCCCAGTCGCGATCGGTGAGATCGTGAAGGCCGCGGCCGGAGACGCGGGGGTGTTTCCGGAGCTCCTGCTCCTAAGACGGCTCGACGCGTTGATCCAGGCCGCCATGCCGGATGATTTGCGCGCCCATTGGCGGATCGGTCGGCTCACGGCCGGCACGCTCACCCTATTTGCCGACTCCCCGGTATGGGCCGCGCGCCTGCGCTACGTCGCCCCGGTATTGATCGAGCGTCTGGCCGGACGGCCGGGGGCGGCCGCGGTACGGGCGATACGGGTCAGGGTCCTGATGCCCGGCGCCCTTTACATCGTAACGGGCGCCCCATCCGTCAGGCGCGCGGGGACCGCCCTCTCCCGACCGGTGTCCGACTATTTGCGCCAAGCGGCAGACAGCTGCGGGGATGCGCGCTTGAGGACGGTGCTATTGAATCTGTCGAGGCATGGGTCGGGTTAG
- a CDS encoding OprO/OprP family phosphate-selective porin, producing MAPSSGGLGGRLHTDAAFYNNDTGTGDTTTLASGADFRRARLALEATLYRSWQLKLEYDFAGVADVR from the coding sequence ATGGCGCCTTCAAGTGGAGGATTGGGGGGGCGCCTCCACACGGATGCGGCTTTCTACAACAACGATACCGGGACCGGCGACACCACGACCCTCGCCAGCGGTGCCGACTTCCGGCGCGCCCGCTTGGCGCTCGAGGCCACCTTGTATCGCAGTTGGCAGCTCAAGCTCGAATACGACTTTGCGGGGGTCGCTGACGTTCGATGA
- a CDS encoding OprO/OprP family phosphate-selective porin, which produces MSGRPRRGSSKGIVGKGGIGAWELLARYSSLDLSDEDVDGGEEDNVTVGINWYPTPNFRFMANYVRVLDLEGGDFDGAEPDAFLLRAQAYW; this is translated from the coding sequence ATGTCTGGACGGCCTCGGCGGGGATCTTCGAAGGGCATAGTCGGCAAGGGGGGCATCGGGGCCTGGGAGCTGCTGGCGCGCTACAGCAGCCTGGACCTGAGCGACGAGGACGTGGACGGTGGCGAGGAGGATAACGTTACCGTAGGAATCAACTGGTACCCGACCCCCAACTTCAGGTTCATGGCCAACTACGTGAGGGTCCTGGACCTCGAGGGTGGCGATTTCGACGGTGCAGAGCCCGATGCCTTCCTGCTCCGCGCCCAGGCCTACTGGTAG
- the secA gene encoding preprotein translocase subunit SecA gives MPSVNVAGLLRRVFGSRNDRLLKRMAKTVEQINAHEPQCAELSDERIAAKTGEFRDRYAGGETLDELLPEAFAVVREVGKRALDMRHFDVQLIGGMVLHSGKIAEMRTGEGKTLVATLAAYLNALTGLGVHIVTVNDYLARRDAQWMGRIYERLGMSTGVIVPGLNQAERQAAYAADITYGTNNELGFDYLRDNMAFQSRDRVQRGLHFAIVDEVDSILIDEARTPLIISGATDDHSDLYVQVNRLIPGLDLQQEEEGPGDYTLDEKARQVYLTEQGHARIEELMVQEGLIAEGESLYSAGHIGLMHHVHSALRAHTLYKRDVDYIVRNGEVVIVDEFTGRTMPGRRWSEGLHQAVEAKEGVAIQQENQTLASITFQNYFRIYRKLSGMTGTADTEAYEFQQIYGLEVVVIPTHMPMIREDFGDVVYLTQPEKFQALLDDIKDCHTRGQPVLVGTASIETSEYVSDLLEKAGLAHQVLNAKFHEKEAHIIAQAGRPAAITIATNMAGRGTDIVLGGGLGEELKALQSADEVSVARLKADWQKRHEQVVSAGGLHIIGTERHESRRIDNQLRGRSGRQGDPGSSRFYLSLQDNLMRIFASERVSSLMQKLGLEEGEAIEHPWVTKAIENAQRKVEARNFDIRKQLLEYDDVANDQRKEVYELRNEIMDSSDVSDNIQAIRRDVVSGVIDTHIPPGSIDELWDIAGLEDGIERDLAQKLPVAEWLKQDEGIDEDALRPKILAEIETTYTAKENVAGAEVMRHFEKAILLQTLDAHWKEHLAAMDHLRQGIHLRGYAQKNPKQEYKREAFEMFHQMLDGIKREVIGVLSRVQVRAESDVEAVERKRRQTAPVEYSHDAAQSPLDTEAGSREAPEARPTPYVRGDKIGRNSPCPCGSGKKYKQCHGRLA, from the coding sequence ATGCCTTCTGTCAACGTCGCCGGACTCCTGCGCCGCGTCTTCGGCAGCCGCAACGATCGGTTGCTCAAGCGCATGGCCAAGACCGTCGAGCAGATCAATGCCCACGAGCCCCAGTGTGCGGAGCTTTCGGACGAACGGATCGCGGCCAAGACCGGAGAGTTTCGCGATCGTTATGCCGGTGGCGAGACGCTCGACGAGCTCCTGCCCGAGGCCTTCGCCGTGGTGCGCGAGGTCGGCAAGCGCGCCCTCGATATGCGTCATTTCGACGTGCAACTCATCGGCGGGATGGTGTTGCACTCGGGCAAGATCGCGGAGATGCGGACCGGCGAGGGTAAGACCTTGGTCGCCACGCTCGCCGCCTATCTGAATGCCTTGACCGGACTCGGGGTCCACATCGTCACGGTCAACGATTACCTGGCGCGCCGCGACGCGCAGTGGATGGGCCGGATCTACGAGCGCCTCGGCATGAGCACCGGCGTGATCGTGCCCGGGCTCAACCAGGCGGAACGGCAGGCGGCCTACGCCGCGGATATCACCTACGGGACCAACAACGAGCTCGGCTTCGACTACCTGCGCGACAACATGGCGTTCCAGAGCCGCGATCGGGTACAGCGCGGCCTCCACTTCGCGATCGTCGATGAGGTCGATTCGATCCTGATCGACGAGGCGCGTACGCCCCTCATCATCTCGGGAGCCACGGACGACCATTCGGACCTGTATGTCCAGGTCAACCGGTTGATCCCGGGACTCGACCTACAGCAGGAAGAAGAGGGCCCCGGCGATTATACGCTCGATGAAAAGGCGCGCCAGGTATACCTGACCGAGCAAGGCCACGCGCGCATCGAGGAGCTTATGGTCCAGGAAGGGCTCATCGCGGAAGGCGAGAGCCTCTACAGCGCGGGCCACATCGGCCTCATGCACCATGTACACTCGGCCCTGCGGGCACACACCCTGTACAAGCGCGACGTAGACTACATCGTCCGCAACGGCGAGGTCGTCATCGTCGATGAATTCACCGGCCGCACCATGCCCGGCCGGCGCTGGTCCGAGGGCCTCCATCAGGCCGTCGAGGCCAAGGAGGGCGTGGCCATCCAGCAGGAGAACCAGACGCTCGCGTCGATCACCTTCCAGAACTATTTCCGGATCTATCGCAAGCTCTCGGGCATGACCGGCACCGCCGATACCGAGGCCTACGAGTTTCAGCAGATCTACGGGCTCGAGGTGGTCGTGATCCCGACCCACATGCCGATGATCCGCGAGGACTTTGGCGATGTCGTCTATCTCACCCAGCCGGAGAAATTCCAGGCCCTCCTGGACGACATCAAGGACTGCCATACGCGCGGCCAGCCGGTCTTGGTCGGGACCGCCTCGATCGAGACCTCGGAGTACGTCTCGGACCTCCTCGAGAAAGCCGGGCTCGCGCACCAGGTCCTGAACGCCAAGTTTCACGAGAAGGAAGCCCATATCATCGCCCAGGCCGGGCGCCCCGCGGCCATCACCATCGCCACCAACATGGCCGGGCGCGGCACGGACATCGTGTTGGGTGGCGGGCTCGGCGAGGAATTGAAGGCGCTCCAGTCCGCCGACGAGGTGAGCGTCGCGCGCCTCAAGGCCGACTGGCAGAAACGCCACGAGCAGGTGGTGAGTGCCGGGGGCCTGCACATCATCGGGACCGAGCGCCATGAGTCGCGGCGCATCGATAACCAGCTCCGTGGCCGTTCGGGCCGCCAGGGCGACCCGGGGTCGAGCCGCTTCTACCTTTCGCTGCAGGACAACCTCATGCGCATCTTCGCCTCCGAGCGCGTGTCGAGCCTCATGCAGAAGCTCGGCCTCGAAGAGGGCGAAGCGATTGAGCACCCGTGGGTGACGAAGGCGATCGAGAACGCGCAACGCAAGGTCGAGGCGCGCAACTTCGATATCCGCAAACAGCTCCTGGAATACGACGATGTCGCCAACGATCAGCGCAAGGAGGTCTATGAGCTGCGCAACGAGATCATGGATTCCTCCGATGTCTCCGACAACATCCAGGCGATCCGGCGCGACGTGGTGAGCGGGGTCATCGATACCCATATCCCACCGGGGAGCATCGACGAGCTGTGGGACATCGCGGGCCTCGAAGACGGCATCGAGCGCGATCTCGCGCAGAAGCTGCCCGTAGCCGAGTGGCTCAAACAGGACGAGGGTATCGATGAGGACGCCTTGCGGCCGAAGATCCTCGCTGAGATCGAGACGACCTATACCGCCAAAGAGAACGTCGCCGGGGCCGAGGTCATGCGCCACTTCGAGAAGGCCATCCTGCTCCAGACCCTGGACGCCCACTGGAAGGAGCACCTCGCGGCCATGGATCATCTCCGCCAGGGGATCCACCTGCGCGGCTATGCGCAGAAAAACCCCAAGCAGGAATACAAGCGCGAGGCATTCGAGATGTTTCACCAGATGCTGGATGGCATCAAGCGGGAGGTGATCGGCGTCTTGTCGCGGGTCCAGGTGCGGGCCGAATCGGACGTGGAGGCGGTCGAGCGGAAACGCCGCCAGACCGCCCCAGTCGAATACAGCCATGACGCGGCCCAGAGCCCGCTCGATACCGAGGCCGGGTCTCGGGAGGCGCCAGAGGCCCGGCCTACCCCCTATGTGCGCGGAGACAAGATCGGCCGCAACTCCCCCTGCCCCTGCGGCTCGGGAAAGAAATACAAACAGTGCCACGGACGGCTCGCGTAA
- the lpxC gene encoding UDP-3-O-acyl-N-acetylglucosamine deacetylase: MIKQRTLKNCIKATGVGLHSGKKVLVTLRPAPAHSGIVFRRVDVTPAVEIPARAENVGDTRLSTSLARGEARIATVEHLLSAFAGLGIDNAYVDVSAPEVPIMDGSAGPFVFLIQSAGIEEQSAPKQFMRIKRPMAVEDGDKWARLEPFDGFKVSFSIDFDHPLFDETIKFAEVDFSTTSFVKEVSRARTFGFLKEVEMLREKDLALGGSLQNAVVIDDYRVLNEDGLRYEDEFVRHKILDAIGDLYLLGHSLIGAFRGHKSGHALNNRLLRRLLADKSAWELVDYRDEVELPLTFLRPLPAH, translated from the coding sequence ATGATCAAACAACGCACGCTCAAGAACTGCATCAAGGCCACGGGGGTAGGGCTGCACTCGGGGAAGAAGGTGCTGGTCACCTTGCGTCCGGCGCCGGCCCACAGTGGCATCGTGTTCCGTCGCGTCGATGTGACGCCCGCGGTCGAGATCCCGGCGCGCGCCGAGAACGTAGGCGACACGCGGCTTTCGACCAGCCTCGCCAGGGGTGAGGCGCGCATCGCGACCGTCGAGCACCTGCTGTCGGCCTTCGCGGGTCTCGGGATCGACAATGCCTATGTCGATGTCAGCGCCCCCGAGGTGCCGATCATGGACGGCAGCGCCGGTCCGTTCGTGTTCCTTATCCAGTCGGCCGGCATCGAAGAACAGTCGGCCCCCAAGCAATTCATGCGCATCAAGCGACCGATGGCCGTCGAGGACGGCGACAAATGGGCCAGACTCGAGCCTTTCGACGGCTTCAAGGTGTCGTTCTCGATCGATTTCGACCACCCCCTGTTCGACGAGACCATCAAGTTCGCCGAAGTGGATTTCTCCACGACTTCTTTCGTGAAAGAGGTCAGCCGGGCACGCACCTTCGGCTTTCTCAAGGAGGTCGAGATGCTGAGGGAGAAGGACCTGGCGCTCGGCGGCAGCCTGCAGAACGCCGTGGTCATCGACGATTATCGGGTGCTCAACGAAGACGGGCTCCGCTACGAGGACGAGTTCGTCCGGCACAAGATCCTGGACGCCATCGGCGATCTATATCTCCTGGGCCACAGCCTAATCGGGGCGTTTCGCGGCCACAAGTCCGGGCACGCCTTGAACAACCGCCTGCTGCGGCGGCTCCTGGCGGACAAGAGCGCCTGGGAACTGGTGGATTATCGCGACGAGGTCGAGCTGCCGCTGACCTTCCTGCGCCCCCTGCCGGCGCACTGA